The sequence AATACTCTGCATGTTTATATGGTCACAACTATTGAAGTTTTCCCTAGCAGAAAAAAGTGGTTACAGAATGGGATGTACGTATATATTTAAAGTGTAATGAATGAATTGACTTGTTTTTCTAACAGATGGTTTCAATTTATAAAACAAATATGTGATGAAGCATAAACCAATGCTACTCCGCACTTTACAGATGAAACATTGTTTAGCAACTAATACATATTGAAAGCCTTGCACTTGTGTTTGAAGCAAGCCGTCAGTGACTCGTATCTGAGGCTTATTGGGATCAGCATGATCGGGACACATGTCTTTTATGTGACAGCAGCTCAGAGATCAGTAATATTGCCCATACCTCGCCAAACCCTTTGTATTACTCTGTGACTTTGTTGTAAATAACAAGCACTGACTCATCCACCACATCCTATTCTCATGCTAAACAATACCCCACTATTTTTCCAAATGATAACCTTTTAGGAGAAATAAATCCATTTCCAACTAGTCAATAAAAAGTCAGCTATGCAGGTCTGTGTTTGGGTGGTTAAGTCAATACAATATTGGAGAATAAGAAATTGCAATATTATCTGTATATTCCACAGACTATTTTGTTTAATCATCCCTAGTgtgaattgcaaaaaaaaaaaattaatatcaaTGTAAATCCTGTTCATGGCTGCCAGATAGTCGTAAACAATGAATTTAGATTCATTAAATGATATCCTCCTGATATTTTGTGTCtcagtttattaaaataaaaataaaaaaaagatgaatGGCTGAAGTAGTCACAGAGTCACTAACCAAGTCCAACATGGCTAGCACTGCAAGTTGAGGAATGCAGTACATGTCAATGAAGTGCAATGCCAAAAGTTTTCGAGtatgctttatatttttatttttaaaactcatcttgccaaaaaaactttattttttggttagcTTAGAAAAACACTTTCATTTTTCTGGAAGTACCACATTGTTCTCAACAATGCCCCACCATTTCTTTAAAGGACTTCCGAAAGGATCatatattgtaaaccaagcacactgatatgctGGTGTGGGcctatctggcaggatctgctctttattTAGATTCTTATACCCTGATTTTTACTAAAAAATagtgttttaaaattatgccaataagtctgaggggctctgggctccataggtgttaatggagcccctaaggcagtggtggcgaacctatagcacgggtgccagaggtggcactctgagccatttctgtgggcactcagaccatcactccaggaTAGATTTCACCATGTAGAACcaaatcctgcagtcccaggcaacttaagagatactgTTTGTAACTGTGGAaaaagtgagaggcttttgacagaactgcaatgtctttggaggtcctcctgctggacccaccattctcctTCTACAAAGAAAtcccagagagaagctacaatgagagtctgcatttgcccttctttcaactgtattggtggcttcagggggttgatacgattgaaaattgcggaagaacaggtagcaataagttactgcttaaaatgccatgttggcacttcgcggtaaataagtggattttagttgtagcttgggcacttggtctgtaaaaggttcgccatcactgccctaaggctCACACAAGGGAATAAGAAGATTAAGGAAGATCACATCTGCCAGATGGGGCCCATGCCAGCAtgacagtgtacttggtttacaatccatgtcACCTTGATATGTTTTTCGTGGGCCATAGAAGGAGAGCCCATGGAACCCCTGTATAATGGATATCCACATTTCAGAGATGTATAGCATGTAACAAGACTGGAATGTCTAAAGTGTGAAAACTATGCTAAGCCTGTTCCCACATGCACTTGCATAATTTACTGGACTGAAACTATAATAACTGAAACGTACATGCTGAGTTGAGTTCAGTGGTTCTAGGTTCATTACAGTAAATCTCTCAAACGCATTGGGGAAGATGTATAGGAAGTGTCTAAGAAcagaacagttctagttgcccatgatcagacttcagctttcattttataaacagctgtgttaaaatctaagctgagctctgattggttgtcatgagcaactagaactgcTCTGCTCTCAGATACATAACGGCAAATTAtgaatggctgactattggctggctgactgaatgcacctcccactggttatggtctccctggatactgcacctacatacggCAGCATTGGGTGCACAGTACGTTCCTATAAACTTCTGTGGGCATACAGAATGGAAATacgtgagaaaataggacatgcactagatttttatatatagatatataaaatatgtatggcTATAGGTCCCCACAACACCCGTGTCAAAGGGGCCTTACATAAAGACTACTGTAGCAATTACTCTTGTGCACATTAAACCAATATATATCATCTTGATATTTTACTCAACTGAATAACAATAGCATAATTGCAAGAAATCTATCTACTATTAATTGTATCTGAAAGATCATAACAAGACAGTAAAGaggtaatgcacacagcgatatGAGCTCTCTAAATAGAATGATGTCATTGAAATGAAATaacacaaacagtgatgtcacactatatTAACAGACTGATATAACACAGAAATAATGCATGaagtaatgtcacagtgcaggtaTAATGTAACCAGTGATGACACGATACAGTGATTCTAACACAATGATGTTCCAGTActggtataatgtatatatagtatatagtgatgctacagtgcagggataattcacacagtgacgtcacagtacagaggaaaTGCACACAATGGTTCTATAGATCAGGCATACACTTATGTCACAGAACACGGTCAATAACGGCACTGAGTACAGGAATAATGAATTCACTGGTGGCACAGTACAATGACAATCTACTCCGCACCACAGGAGTAACGTATACAGGACTGCTACATAGAACAGAAAGGGGGTATTCagaaaatgctatttttttaatatttataataaatctACTAATCTACTTACCAAAACCACAATCAACTGGTATAACCCATTCTCCAGGTTTGATTCTGTGGACATCACAACCAACTTTTATCACCTCCCCAACACCTTCATTACCACCTATTGCTGGTAAATGTGGGAGAATCCCATAGTTTCCTGTGTAAAGATGGTTGAGGAAGTCAGCAATAAAGTAAATAGAGTAAAAGGGGTTGGCGACTCTTTTACATAAAGTGTACTTATTCTGCCTTATTAATAATCCCTAAATGTTCAATGAGtgattcttcctgctgctaactttaaggggtattctcgtctggttattcacattcaatttcattaatctgccatatataattaccgtatatactcgagtataagccgacccgagtataagccaagacccctaattttaccatcaaaaactaggaaaacctattgacttgagtataagccgagggtgggaaatgcattggtcacagacccccccagtatgtagccagccagccccctatagtatacagcctgcccccagtagtatacagcctgcccccagtagtatacagcttgcccccagtagtatacagcctgcccccagtagtatacagccaccccagcctgcccccagtagtatacagcctgcccctagtagtatacagtctgcccccagtagtatacagcctgcccccagtagtatacagcttgcccccagtagtttacagcttgcccacagtaatatacagcctgcccccagtagtatacagcaagcccttagtagtatacagccaccccagcctgcccccaatagtatacagtctgcccccagtagtatacagcctgcccccagtagtatacagcttgcccccagtagtttacagcactgcccccagtagtatacagcctgcccccagtagtatacagcctgcccccagtagtatacagcttgcccccagtagtttacagcttgcccacagtaatatacagcctgcccccagtagtatacaggccaacccaacattaaaaaaaaataataaactaatatactcaccctccgtgctgggcgccgccattgttctccccaggacggcaggcacatagtatgacgctccgctgctgatgtcatactaggcgccgcctgggagaaaaacatggtggcgcccagcaagaagttagagaagaaagaagacgagcgcggaagccagaagaggacccgcacggacatcgggagagcagcgctgcaagtcggggccaccggagggtgagtatataagtttattattttttaaatattttttaagtatatatgtgtgttatgacTTGTATATAAGGcaaggggaggtttttcagcacattttttgtgctgaaaaacttggcttatacacgagtatatgtggtagatgtttttttaaaaatttacctgcgttaagataatttctcagaaatgtagtgaaatggtcccttagaaacaaaactgtgaccttggatacggccacctctgctgtagtgattgcacaaaaaagcaaaaggtgtttgtatatggaatgtcctggagttactgcaggtctcaCAGCCACcgtgtggtaatgaacgctgaatccaggtggtcaggcaggactcaacagcgcatgtctggccaccactgaaaaatgtgaggtggccgtatccaaggaagccatctcttttctaagggactacatggcaacatttatcttcacacaggaacatttttttttaaataacatccaattgaaaaaatgtttacatatggcaaatgaattcaattaaatgtgaatgctcacataagaatacccctttaagtgcagtcTGCAGACTCTCAATGAgtatttgtttacatgtctacGCTCTGATGGTTAAGAGGGGCCTGCAGCAGCAGAGTTCTGGCTAATCCTATTACCCCCAATTCTTGTGTCTGTTAGTGGGAAtggactgagagagagagacagacagacagacagacacagtgGGAGTCGCCATGAGGATGGACTGGAGAAACAAGAAACAGGAAGTTgcatatatatgcagagggcagctgtCGGGAGAACAGGCAAAGGCTAAAGCTCTCAAAGGAGAGAGAGGTacaggtacatgtacatgcagATAAATGTCTAATGGAACTGATTTATTGCAAAGTGGGCAGATTCTTTAACAAGCGGTTACAATATAACCTAGTAACATGGCACAACTACATCacgtattatatatgtattatatggcctAATGCAACAAAAGGACATCTATGTAACATTATATGAGAAGCTGGTGTTAGTGGGACTGCAGACTGCAGGACAAGCTGATAAAAAAATCATAGGTAAATCCCATAATTCCCAAAAACTACTTTACTGATGTATACACACTGGACTATTCAATATTTGTTGAATGATTAAGATACATTAATGACTAGGATCTCACTGAGCAACTCACCTTGTACCATGTTAATATCTGCAGGATTAACTGGAGCAGCCAACATCCTTACATGGACATCTTGATCTCCTAAGTGAGGAAGAGGGGCTTTCTCCAACCTGCAAATAAGATGAAGAATAGAATTTCTGGAACAGCTCTCATGCTGGGACAATTTTAACTGGCATtttactgtacatacagtattagACGTGTATTAGTATTgcatgtatgtcactgtatccatAACGTATCCATATAagatacagtgggctggcaaattaTGAATGGCTAACTATTGGCTGggtgacagaatgcacctcccaatggttctggtctccctggatactgcatgtatatacacaATACGTTCCCATAAACTTCTTTGGGGCATACGAAatggaaatacatgagaaaataggacatgctctatattttataTGACTCACTTATGTTATGGTGGGCAATAGAAACTTGtaaatggatggccgtattgGCCATTGAAATGAAGGGGGTTGTATGCTACCCATATGTAAGGCTGTTTATATGGCCATTTTCATATgttggtgtgaatgcagccttaggataCTTTCACATTGCTGTGTACCCATTCGGGATCACCCCTCACCTCTCGATAGCAAAGCACAATGCTTTGGCCTCCATGGTGACGTTTATTGGGTATATAACCCCACAATGTCTGTGTCAAAGGGGCCTTACATAAAGACTACTGTAGTAGTTTCTCTTGTGAACATTAAACCAATGTATATCCTCTTAATATTTTACTCAACAGAATAATAATAGTATAATTGCTACTATGAATTGTATCTGAAAGATGATAACAAGTAAGAAAAATTTAGGAACAGAGAATATTTATAGCAGTAGGTCCTATGCAACAGCTTTACATTATATCAATTTATATTCATTTTGATGGAACAAGGATTCTAACGTCACCCATCAGTCACTAATGCCTGTGATATATGGTGAGATTACGTATAATTATTGGTAAGTCCAGGCCCTTCTCATTGGATCAGTGGGTTCTGATTTTTCTTATGTATCAGCGACTAGGCATTGGATCCTAGACAACAGATTGAGAATATTAAAGGGTTTATACCAAGTTAGGAATTTAACTCCTTTAAAATGGTAACAAGCTAATCGGTGAGGGTCCAACTGACCATGAGAACTGGACCTCCAGAAGTCTGGATAATGGGGTCCAGTTCTCAGTAATGCTCAGAAATTGCAGATAGCGCTAagctatctccagcactcccgAGAGAGTGCTGTGCtttgcaatttctgacactccaatACTACTAAATGGAGCCACAGAATTCATGCTTGACCTGAAACTCCagacattagtgagaacaggacccctgttTTCTGGGTTGCTGCAGGAAGGGGAGGGTtctgttcttgtgatcatggGGATCTTATCAGTCGGACCCTCACTGACCAGCATgtaatcctgtggataggtgatAAAGTGCTAACCTAGTGCAACCCTTTTAAGCGTGGTATTTGGACATTTTTGAGTGCTTTGTGTTATGCTTTCTCTTATTGTTGCCAATAGCACCTGTATTTATTGTGATATTTCTTGTATGATTTTCTGATTAGTAAACTGGGCATCTTTTATGTGATATTTCCTTGCAAATATAGAATGCTTCATCACTGTTTGATCTAAACGTTAGCTCAGTACATATACTGGAGGTGGGGTAAGACTGCAGGGCCAGTCTGGTCCGCCGGGGGGGGGCGGTGAATCCACCGGTGAACCCCCACTCCAGTCACTATGGCAGGTGCCCCCGATTGGATCCATGATGGGaccctgccagtggctgcaatagtactTGATGCGGCCGCATCAAATACTATCAGTGACTGCAGCCGAAACAGTGAGTGCAACACCGCCGGGTGCTTTCTGCCATTTAGACGCCAGATGCCATCATGATGTCATTGCATGGCTGCATCGTGATGTCATTGTGCAACCGCGCTTCTCTCCCAGCAGCACCAGCAACAGGAGTCTGACACAGGATCATGTGAGGTAATTTATTTTTTGGCAAAAAGGGAGGggcggggccttaataaaatatggaggggagggtgggggccttaataaaatatggagggaagggggggggcgctttataatatatggagtggggggggggagatagcAGTGTGTATTGGGTgcgggccttaataaaatatggagggaggAGATGGCAGTGCATATTGGGTGGAggtcttaataaaatatggaagggggtggcagtgtgtatgtggtgggatcattaataaaatatggaggggtgaGATGGcaatatgtatggggcaggggcCTTCAGAAAATATGGAGGGCGGATGGCAATGTATATAGGGCGGGGGCCTTAATAAATAAagggggatggcagtgtgcatgaAGGGCCTTAATAAAGTATGGAGGCGGGGAGGAATGGCAATGTCCacagggggccttaataaaatataggGGGTGCGCCTTTAAAAAATATGGAAGGGGGAATGGCAGCATGCacggggggccttaataaaatattgaCGGGGGTTGGAAGTGTGCATGGGGGGGCccaaataaaatatggaggggggaatGGCAATTTGAATGGGGGActcaataaaatatggagggggagggaatggcagcatgtatgaggggggccttaataaaatatggagggggtggcggtgtgtatggggggccttaataaaaatgGAGGCGGGAATGgcagtgtgtatggggggccttaataaaatagggAGGGAGTtggcagtgtgtatcaggggccttaattaaaattgggggggggtggaagtgtgtatggggggccctattaaaatctggagggggggcagtgtgtatgagattgttttatccaggtgacattatactgtggtatttttagaggcgcagtgagggggatctgcttcccaaagctgaacacatctgccagaaaattctgcaaccagattttacgatgaCTCTGGACGTGGAGGAggagacatgtcacctgtgaggtactagatcttacttcttcctgtgtccgatatcagtattgtagtcactgagtaaccttctagtgtgagaaagctctcagcttatgtactgttatatctatagggtcagagagccaggtgtgacttgtctatgcgAGGACCCCAGGGTGTGGGGTTatcagttcttataaaggttttcagcatttccttattggacgGTTGGTGTGCAGtgtgaacacttacatccctaaccacagcctagCCAACAGCAAAAAGCCCAGGGGTAACTCTTCAGTGCGCTGTAGCCACTGTACATAAACCAAGAGCTGAGCACTAgcggagagggagggagaaagggcttagTTTATCCTCTacttcactgcccccgctagtgatAAGAAATTCCctcatcccagaatatttctatgtagaagCACTCCAATACATTTTGACTCACAATGTATTCATATTTGACGGAGAGTGGTACATACAAAAAGACGGTACTGCTATGGGCACACCAGTATCATATACATATGCCAACATCTTTTTAGCAGTGTTCGAGGACATATATATCTACAATGAGAGGAACCCATACATCAAATACATCCAGATGTACAGAAGATTC comes from Engystomops pustulosus unplaced genomic scaffold, aEngPut4.maternal MAT_SCAFFOLD_769, whole genome shotgun sequence and encodes:
- the LOC140112426 gene encoding enoyl-[acyl-carrier-protein] reductase, mitochondrial-like — protein: MEKAAVFRLLKRFCFFKSTQNGTFCKGQISSRRSSGNFYQSSSESLVYRRHGPWKEVLQLEKAPLPHLGDQDVHVRMLAAPVNPADINMVQGNYGILPHLPAIGGNEGVGEVIKVGCDVHRIKPGEWVIPVDCGF